In one Polynucleobacter sp. JS-JIR-5-A7 genomic region, the following are encoded:
- a CDS encoding ATP-binding protein: MRQAITSAKPSFFESKVWRKKILPAAIGLIGALALLLLALLSIASSNTEFFDRYFIWLYAANLVIGVCLTLVILTLAILIAVRWRRGHFGTRLIAKLAMIFALVGVVPGLILYGVSLQFVSRSIETWFDVQVESALNSGLELGRVTLRVAQEEILSEGNYIAEQVVLVPAGSSTEQVAAMAMKIRNQFGIQELSLFSIQRNLIFTSEVRPKKYLPPPSADVIAEAFKKKGLTFIDQIEMEDGQHGYRVRAVVPIVRKKTGQSKLDSNKEPDDKYFLQLVRFIPGPLSKNIDAVESAYTDYQEKSLGRTGLRKMFVGTLTLTLFFALFVAVILALVLGRQLAKPLLMLLKGTQAVAQGDLSPKPELDTGDELGMLTRQFNVMTRQLADARTSLQESKAFLEKVLGSLTAGVCIFDKSYNVVSSNAGADRIFAQDLTLLDGKPLSSNPALLEFEEAIKEGFASLKLAVSNDASDSAAESAQQAAPIWQKQVQLHTANEFDNELGVTLFVRGTQLTTDLRMVVFDDITDVISAQRSIAWSEVARRLAHEIKNPLTPIQLSAERLQHKLAGKLSPEQEDMINRSTETIIGQVQAMKEMVNDFRDFAKTPTPQLKPVSINTLTTEILGLYEGSPLRTQLDPRCPNILGDSTQLRQVIHNLLQNAQDATLEGSHQAEPVEVKTELVAYGEQDGATQNAVRLTISDCGVGFPAKILARAFEPYVTTKSKGTGLGLAVVKKIIDDHGAKIEIRNRMRGEEVVGAQVSILFMNLAKEAA; the protein is encoded by the coding sequence ATGAGACAAGCTATAACATCGGCTAAGCCCAGCTTCTTTGAATCCAAGGTCTGGCGGAAAAAAATACTGCCAGCTGCAATAGGCTTGATTGGAGCATTGGCATTATTGCTATTGGCTTTGTTATCGATTGCTTCCTCCAACACCGAATTCTTTGACCGTTACTTTATTTGGCTTTATGCAGCAAACCTGGTCATTGGCGTTTGCTTAACGCTCGTCATTTTGACTTTAGCTATCTTGATTGCCGTGCGTTGGCGTCGCGGTCACTTTGGCACACGTTTGATTGCCAAACTGGCAATGATTTTTGCACTGGTGGGGGTGGTGCCAGGATTAATTTTGTATGGGGTTTCTCTTCAGTTCGTTTCCCGAAGCATTGAAACTTGGTTTGACGTCCAAGTCGAATCCGCGCTTAACTCAGGCTTGGAACTAGGGCGCGTTACCTTAAGGGTTGCTCAAGAAGAAATTTTGTCCGAAGGAAATTATATTGCCGAACAAGTTGTACTAGTTCCTGCTGGCTCAAGTACTGAGCAGGTTGCGGCCATGGCAATGAAGATTCGTAATCAATTTGGTATTCAAGAGCTTAGTCTTTTTAGCATTCAACGCAATTTGATCTTTACTAGTGAGGTAAGGCCCAAAAAGTATCTCCCCCCCCCTAGCGCAGATGTCATTGCGGAGGCATTTAAAAAGAAGGGTCTGACCTTCATAGATCAAATTGAAATGGAAGATGGTCAGCACGGTTATCGTGTAAGAGCGGTTGTGCCAATTGTGCGCAAGAAGACGGGCCAAAGTAAGCTTGATTCCAACAAAGAGCCAGACGATAAATACTTTCTTCAGTTGGTACGTTTCATTCCCGGCCCACTATCTAAGAATATTGATGCGGTTGAATCTGCCTATACTGATTATCAAGAGAAGTCTTTGGGCCGCACCGGTTTGCGCAAGATGTTTGTTGGCACTCTCACACTGACACTCTTTTTTGCATTATTTGTCGCGGTGATTTTGGCCTTAGTATTAGGCCGTCAACTTGCCAAACCATTGCTGATGTTGCTCAAAGGAACTCAGGCAGTTGCCCAAGGCGATTTGTCGCCCAAGCCAGAGCTCGATACGGGCGATGAGCTTGGCATGCTGACACGGCAATTTAATGTGATGACCAGGCAGTTGGCCGACGCGCGCACATCTTTGCAAGAATCCAAGGCCTTTTTAGAAAAGGTTTTGGGAAGCCTCACTGCAGGGGTGTGTATCTTTGATAAAAGCTATAACGTAGTGTCTAGCAACGCTGGCGCAGACCGCATCTTTGCACAAGATTTAACCCTTTTGGACGGCAAACCCCTGAGTAGTAATCCTGCGCTTTTGGAGTTTGAAGAAGCCATTAAAGAAGGCTTCGCAAGCTTGAAGCTTGCCGTTTCTAATGATGCGTCTGATTCTGCAGCCGAATCAGCCCAACAGGCGGCGCCTATCTGGCAAAAACAAGTTCAGCTTCATACTGCTAATGAATTTGATAATGAGTTAGGTGTAACCCTTTTTGTACGTGGCACACAGCTGACGACGGATCTGCGCATGGTGGTCTTTGATGATATTACTGATGTCATTAGTGCACAAAGATCCATTGCTTGGAGTGAAGTTGCAAGACGCCTTGCCCACGAAATTAAAAATCCACTGACCCCAATTCAGCTCTCTGCTGAGCGCTTACAACACAAACTTGCGGGTAAGCTCAGTCCCGAGCAAGAGGACATGATCAATCGCAGCACCGAGACCATCATTGGACAGGTTCAAGCCATGAAAGAAATGGTGAATGACTTTAGGGATTTCGCAAAGACCCCCACACCACAACTAAAGCCCGTCTCCATTAATACGCTCACCACGGAAATACTCGGTTTATACGAGGGCAGTCCCTTGCGAACCCAGCTCGATCCACGCTGCCCAAATATCTTGGGAGACTCAACTCAGCTGAGACAAGTTATTCATAATCTGCTCCAAAACGCTCAAGACGCTACGCTGGAGGGCAGTCATCAGGCTGAACCAGTCGAGGTAAAAACAGAGTTGGTGGCTTATGGTGAGCAAGATGGGGCCACTCAAAATGCAGTGCGATTAACAATAAGTGATTGTGGAGTTGGATTTCCAGCTAAGATATTGGCAAGAGCATTTGAGCCTTACGTAACAACTAAGAGTAAAGGCACGGGATTAGGCTTGGCGGTCGTTAAAAAAATTATTGACGACCACGGTGCCAAAATAGAAATACGAAATCGTATGCGAGGAGAAGAAGTGGTCGGTGCACAAGTATCTATTTTGTTTATGAACTTAGCAAAAGAGGCGGCCTAA
- a CDS encoding DUF4390 domain-containing protein encodes MSRRIKQFIFLGLMALSIFSTAVNAEGIKIKSFELEKVDNDWLLNATFQIELSPGLEDAVQKGVVLYFQTDFELTRSRWYWFDEKPISAQRQARLSYQPLTQQYRIASEGFSFSAKTISEALQAVGSIGGWRVIDNSQLDPSKAYTASLHMALDLSKLPKPFQVNALNSREWNVSSDWFRMPFSTGGSNLIKR; translated from the coding sequence ATGAGCCGAAGAATTAAGCAATTCATCTTTTTGGGTTTGATGGCCTTGAGTATTTTTTCAACGGCCGTTAATGCCGAGGGCATCAAAATCAAATCCTTTGAGCTAGAGAAGGTCGATAACGATTGGCTACTAAATGCCACCTTCCAAATTGAGTTGTCGCCGGGCTTGGAAGATGCTGTACAAAAAGGTGTTGTGCTTTATTTTCAGACAGACTTTGAGTTGACGCGCTCGCGCTGGTATTGGTTTGATGAAAAACCAATCTCTGCTCAAAGACAAGCGCGCTTGTCTTATCAGCCCTTGACTCAGCAATATCGTATTGCCTCCGAAGGTTTTAGTTTTTCTGCTAAAACGATTTCTGAAGCCTTGCAAGCGGTTGGCAGTATTGGTGGTTGGCGTGTGATTGATAACAGCCAGCTTGACCCCAGTAAAGCATACACCGCAAGCTTGCACATGGCCTTGGATTTAAGCAAGCTACCCAAACCATTTCAGGTAAATGCTCTGAACAGTAGAGAGTGGAATGTCTCTAGTGATTGGTTCCGCATGCCTTTTTCTACCGGCGGATCAAATCTAATTAAGCGATGA
- a CDS encoding DUF2789 family protein: protein MSMNNRTLEELFEQLGLSSQKIHMERFIERHQLQPGSILENAIYWDPEQKTFLIEAKADDSEWSEVIDQLANLLIKKSAV, encoded by the coding sequence ATGAGTATGAACAATAGAACTTTGGAAGAGCTTTTTGAGCAGTTAGGATTGTCATCCCAAAAGATTCACATGGAACGATTTATAGAAAGGCATCAATTACAGCCAGGCTCTATTTTGGAAAATGCCATTTATTGGGATCCAGAGCAAAAGACTTTTTTAATTGAAGCCAAAGCCGATGATTCGGAATGGTCAGAAGTTATCGATCAATTGGCTAACTTGCTTATAAAGAAATCAGCTGTTTGA
- a CDS encoding OsmC domain/YcaO domain-containing protein, translating into MEIKVNFLDKFRLEAKFDDFTVIADQSIRYKGDGSAPGPFDYFLASSALCAAYFVKLYCDTRKISTENIRLSQNNIVDPENRYQQIFKIQVELPEDISANDRQGILRSIERCTVKKVVQAGPEFVIEEVKNLDADAQTLLTLKPAADAKTFIAGKDLPLEQTIVNMSGVLANLGIKIEIASWRNIIPNVWSLHIRDAHSPMCFTNGKGSTKESALASALGEYLERLSNNHFYAGAYWGEDIANRAFVHYPNERWFQPGGDDALPTEILDEYCLEIFNPDGELRGSHLIDTNSGNVERGICSLPYVRQSDCKTIYFPSNLIENLYVSNGMSAGNTLAEAQVQCLSEIFERAVKREILEGEIALPDVPQEVLAKYPGILEGIRGLEEQGFPVLIKDASLGGVYPVMCVTLMNPRTGGVFASFGAHPRLEIALERSLTELLQGRSLEGLNDLPPPTFSSEAVTEPNNFVEHFIDSSGIVSWRFFSAKSDYKFVEWDFSGRGESSNAEEAAALFGILKDMNKEAYVAVYDELGAIACRILVPGYSEVYPIEDLVWDNTNNALLFRADILNLHTLDNARLGALLERLENNELDEYGDIATLIGIEFDENTTWGQLTVLELKLLIHLALKQFDEAHELVGAFLQYNDNTVERKLFYQALNAVLEILLDDDLQLDDYEVNFRRMFGNERMDAVMGSVDGTLRFYGLTQTSTKLEGLDRHHRLIDSYRKLHAARSKALTTAS; encoded by the coding sequence ATGGAAATTAAAGTCAACTTTCTCGACAAGTTTCGCCTTGAAGCTAAGTTCGATGACTTCACCGTGATTGCCGATCAATCGATAAGGTATAAGGGTGATGGTTCAGCTCCTGGACCATTCGATTATTTTCTGGCTTCATCGGCCCTATGCGCTGCTTATTTTGTGAAGCTGTACTGCGACACCCGAAAGATCTCTACCGAAAATATTCGTCTCTCACAAAATAATATTGTCGATCCTGAAAATCGCTATCAGCAGATTTTTAAGATCCAGGTTGAGTTACCAGAAGATATTTCTGCCAATGACCGCCAAGGTATTTTACGCTCCATTGAGAGATGTACTGTAAAAAAAGTGGTGCAAGCCGGTCCAGAGTTTGTCATAGAAGAAGTTAAAAACTTGGATGCCGATGCGCAGACCTTGTTGACTTTAAAGCCTGCTGCCGATGCAAAAACTTTTATTGCCGGCAAGGATCTACCCCTAGAGCAAACCATTGTCAATATGTCTGGTGTGTTAGCAAACCTTGGAATCAAGATTGAAATTGCTTCATGGCGCAACATTATTCCAAACGTGTGGTCCTTACATATACGCGATGCACATTCGCCGATGTGTTTTACCAACGGGAAAGGATCAACAAAAGAAAGCGCTTTAGCATCTGCTTTAGGAGAATACCTCGAGCGATTAAGCAACAACCATTTTTATGCTGGCGCATACTGGGGCGAGGATATCGCTAATAGAGCATTTGTGCATTATCCAAATGAGCGCTGGTTTCAACCGGGTGGCGATGATGCATTACCAACAGAAATTTTGGATGAATATTGCCTGGAAATTTTTAATCCTGACGGTGAGTTGCGTGGTTCACATTTAATTGATACGAATTCAGGCAATGTAGAGCGCGGTATTTGTTCGTTACCTTATGTACGTCAATCTGATTGCAAGACTATTTATTTTCCATCGAACCTGATTGAAAATCTTTATGTCAGCAATGGCATGAGTGCTGGCAACACCCTCGCTGAGGCCCAAGTACAGTGCCTATCAGAGATTTTCGAGCGTGCAGTTAAACGTGAAATTCTAGAAGGTGAAATTGCTCTACCCGATGTGCCGCAGGAAGTACTGGCTAAGTATCCCGGCATTCTGGAAGGGATTCGAGGATTAGAAGAGCAGGGCTTTCCAGTGTTGATAAAGGATGCCTCACTTGGCGGGGTTTATCCAGTGATGTGCGTGACCTTAATGAATCCGCGAACAGGGGGCGTATTTGCTTCCTTCGGAGCGCACCCGCGTTTAGAGATCGCATTGGAGCGAAGCTTAACGGAATTACTCCAGGGTCGAAGCTTAGAGGGGCTTAATGATTTGCCCCCACCCACTTTTTCAAGCGAAGCGGTGACCGAACCCAATAACTTTGTTGAACACTTTATTGATTCTAGCGGCATAGTGTCATGGCGTTTTTTCAGCGCAAAGTCCGATTACAAATTTGTTGAATGGGATTTCTCGGGGCGGGGTGAGAGCTCTAATGCTGAGGAGGCTGCGGCCTTGTTTGGCATCCTCAAGGATATGAATAAAGAGGCTTACGTTGCGGTATACGACGAACTAGGCGCGATAGCCTGCAGAATATTGGTCCCAGGTTATTCGGAGGTTTATCCAATCGAAGATCTGGTTTGGGATAACACGAACAACGCCTTGTTATTTCGCGCTGATATTTTGAATCTACACACATTAGATAACGCTAGACTGGGTGCATTACTTGAGCGTCTAGAAAATAACGAGCTAGATGAGTATGGCGACATTGCAACATTAATTGGCATTGAGTTTGATGAAAATACAACTTGGGGCCAGTTAACAGTTCTGGAGTTGAAGTTGTTAATTCATCTTGCATTAAAGCAATTTGATGAAGCACATGAGTTAGTAGGCGCCTTCCTTCAATACAACGACAACACAGTCGAGCGCAAATTGTTCTATCAGGCCTTAAATGCAGTTCTAGAGATTCTGCTAGATGATGATTTGCAGCTTGATGACTACGAAGTCAACTTCCGCCGTATGTTTGGCAATGAGCGGATGGACGCGGTAATGGGTTCTGTAGATGGCACACTGCGTTTTTACGGTCTGACCCAAACGAGTACAAAACTCGAGGGACTTGACCGGCACCACCGCTTGATCGACAGCTATAGGAAATTACATGCTGCCCGCTCCAAGGCTTTAACTACAGCTAGTTAA
- a CDS encoding molybdopterin-dependent oxidoreductase, which produces MNSENFTNRRKVITAALAGGASSLLPSWAMGAEKINLPIAYGERELMVFPEKKPMIVLTSRPPQLETPFKYYDNHVITPNDEFFVRYHMAGIPTSIDPNTYRLKVGGNVEKPLEISLESLKKNFPSQRIVAVNQCSGNSRGLFEPRVNGGQLGNGAMGNAAWVGVALKDILKAANPGRGAKQVTFDGLDQPVLPSDSDFVKGLDIDHAMDGNVMVAYQMNGTDIPFLNGYPIKLIVPGYYGTYWVKHLSEIKVVDDVYNGYWMNPAYRIPDNDCNCVAPGTAPSKTIPINQFTIRSFITNFTDNSVVTVGKPVQARGIAFDAGYGIKKVLFSQDNGQNWTEARLGQDLGRFSFREWRIEFTPKQKGTLDLRVRAFNHAGQVQPMTASWMPAGYMRNIVETVKVTAV; this is translated from the coding sequence ATGAATTCAGAAAACTTTACCAATAGACGTAAAGTCATTACAGCGGCCTTGGCTGGTGGAGCCAGTTCATTATTGCCATCCTGGGCAATGGGAGCAGAGAAAATAAATTTACCGATAGCCTATGGTGAGCGCGAACTCATGGTCTTTCCTGAAAAGAAGCCCATGATTGTATTGACTTCTAGGCCGCCGCAATTAGAAACCCCATTTAAGTATTACGACAATCATGTCATTACGCCAAACGATGAATTCTTTGTGCGTTATCACATGGCCGGGATTCCAACATCCATTGACCCTAATACTTATAGATTAAAAGTTGGCGGCAATGTAGAAAAGCCTTTGGAGATCTCCCTAGAGTCTTTAAAGAAAAACTTTCCATCTCAACGCATTGTTGCTGTTAATCAATGCTCTGGTAACAGTCGTGGCTTGTTTGAACCTAGAGTGAATGGTGGTCAACTTGGTAATGGTGCGATGGGTAATGCCGCTTGGGTTGGCGTTGCCTTAAAGGATATTTTGAAGGCGGCCAATCCTGGTCGCGGCGCCAAGCAAGTGACCTTTGATGGCTTAGATCAGCCAGTATTGCCAAGTGATTCAGATTTCGTAAAAGGCTTAGATATTGATCACGCCATGGATGGCAATGTCATGGTTGCCTATCAAATGAATGGAACAGATATTCCTTTCTTAAATGGTTATCCAATCAAGTTAATTGTGCCTGGCTATTACGGCACTTATTGGGTAAAACATCTTAGTGAAATTAAAGTGGTTGATGATGTATACAACGGCTATTGGATGAATCCTGCTTATCGCATTCCTGATAATGACTGTAACTGTGTTGCGCCAGGAACTGCCCCTTCTAAAACGATTCCAATTAATCAATTTACGATTCGCTCTTTCATTACGAACTTCACAGACAATAGTGTTGTTACTGTTGGTAAGCCCGTTCAAGCTCGAGGCATTGCCTTTGATGCTGGCTATGGAATAAAGAAAGTTTTGTTCTCTCAGGACAATGGACAAAATTGGACAGAAGCAAGATTGGGCCAAGATCTGGGTCGTTTCTCATTTAGAGAGTGGCGCATTGAATTTACGCCAAAACAAAAAGGGACATTGGACTTGAGGGTTAGGGCATTTAATCATGCCGGCCAAGTTCAGCCCATGACCGCAAGTTGGATGCCGGCTGGCTATATGCGTAATATTGTTGAGACTGTTAAAGTCACAGCGGTTTAA
- a CDS encoding SUMF1/EgtB/PvdO family nonheme iron enzyme: protein MPESIRDGTGGYGFNPIDAHLKTIDDEVFEGRNSQYAWDKTGFNQADDFPVVNITWNDANAMAKWLSEKEGKKYRLPTEAEWEYACRAGTNSRFFTGDDPTTLISYANVFDLDSVEIWPQWQKYALEYHSHYEFSAPVGSFLPNPFALYDMIGNVWEWCSDWYAENYYQYAPTIDPQGPNIGEARVRRGGSWHSWPLYCRSSFRNVNTPESRYVLAGMRLVLED from the coding sequence ATGCCTGAATCGATTCGAGACGGTACTGGTGGATATGGGTTCAATCCAATTGATGCCCATTTAAAGACTATTGATGATGAAGTTTTTGAAGGTCGCAATAGTCAGTATGCGTGGGATAAAACGGGTTTTAACCAAGCGGATGATTTTCCAGTGGTGAACATTACTTGGAATGATGCCAATGCTATGGCTAAGTGGTTAAGTGAGAAAGAGGGAAAAAAGTATCGACTACCAACTGAAGCCGAGTGGGAATATGCCTGCAGAGCGGGTACGAATAGTAGGTTCTTTACCGGCGACGATCCAACTACGCTGATTTCATATGCCAATGTGTTTGACTTAGATTCAGTAGAGATTTGGCCGCAGTGGCAAAAATACGCTCTTGAATATCATAGTCACTACGAATTTTCGGCTCCCGTTGGCAGTTTTCTTCCTAACCCATTTGCTCTATATGACATGATCGGGAACGTATGGGAGTGGTGTTCTGATTGGTATGCTGAAAATTATTATCAATACGCACCAACCATAGACCCACAGGGCCCCAATATTGGTGAAGCGAGAGTAAGGAGAGGAGGTTCTTGGCACTCATGGCCTTTGTACTGTCGATCTTCTTTTAGAAATGTGAATACGCCAGAGTCGCGTTATGTCTTGGCAGGCATGAGGTTAGTATTAGAAGACTAA
- a CDS encoding SUMF1/EgtB/PvdO family nonheme iron enzyme — protein MMKTLQNSIAMSFAYIPAGSFLMGSNETENSLRQDFPQYELTRLSEFHDESPLHKAIITKPFWMGQYPVTVKQFELFFNPLWIHA, from the coding sequence ATGATGAAGACCTTACAAAATAGTATTGCTATGAGTTTTGCTTATATTCCTGCTGGAAGTTTTTTAATGGGCAGTAATGAAACAGAAAATTCATTAAGACAAGACTTTCCTCAGTATGAGTTAACTCGGCTCTCTGAATTTCATGATGAAAGCCCACTACACAAGGCAATAATTACTAAGCCATTTTGGATGGGACAGTACCCAGTCACGGTTAAGCAGTTTGAGTTATTTTTTAACCCACTCTGGATACATGCCTGA
- a CDS encoding cytochrome c, class I codes for MKKIILLLSALALAQMAQAKTIELPADTVLWRPSDLPGYQLTLQKCSTCHSAHYAEYQPPNTGVGYWNAQVLRMKNVFKAPITDEEVPVIVDYLNKTYGANRK; via the coding sequence ATGAAAAAAATTATCCTCCTTCTATCTGCTCTTGCTTTGGCACAAATGGCACAAGCTAAAACGATTGAGTTGCCAGCTGATACTGTTTTATGGAGGCCATCAGATTTGCCAGGCTATCAGCTGACTTTACAGAAATGCTCTACCTGTCACTCTGCCCACTATGCAGAATATCAACCGCCCAATACGGGAGTTGGCTATTGGAATGCCCAAGTTTTAAGGATGAAAAATGTATTTAAGGCACCTATTACTGATGAGGAAGTTCCAGTCATAGTCGACTACCTTAATAAGACTTATGGGGCTAATAGGAAGTAG
- a CDS encoding BrnT family toxin: MTSLRFEWEPRKASANLKKHGISFEEAKSVFYDESAKLISDPDHSEGEERFILLGVSHSLRVILVCHCYRSEGNVVRIISARKATPRESKAY; this comes from the coding sequence ATGACTTCGTTACGATTTGAATGGGAACCTAGAAAAGCTTCAGCCAATCTAAAGAAACACGGCATCTCTTTTGAAGAGGCCAAATCTGTGTTCTATGATGAAAGTGCTAAGTTAATTTCCGATCCCGATCATTCGGAGGGTGAAGAAAGATTTATCTTGCTGGGAGTAAGCCATTCTCTTCGTGTGATTTTGGTTTGCCATTGCTATCGAAGCGAGGGTAATGTCGTTCGTATTATTTCGGCTCGTAAGGCAACCCCTAGAGAGTCAAAAGCTTATTAA
- a CDS encoding response regulator, with protein sequence MASILVVDDEMGIRELLNEILTDEGHTVYAAESAIQARTIREQMRPDLVLLDIWMPDTDGITLLKEWSKTGQLTMPVVMMSGHATIDTAVEATRIGALNFLEKPIALQKLLKTVSKALENSPKYIEPAEERVVQSSLSAGASPKSLATEPAPAPAEGEFISGIAKTYFDLPLREARDLFEKAYFEHQMQIMGGSMTKISEYTGLERTHLYRKLKALGIDTSRNKGEQ encoded by the coding sequence ATGGCGAGCATTTTGGTCGTGGATGATGAGATGGGCATTCGTGAGCTTCTCAATGAGATTCTGACAGATGAAGGCCATACTGTTTATGCTGCAGAGAGCGCTATTCAGGCGCGCACTATTCGTGAACAAATGCGTCCTGATCTGGTGCTGTTAGACATTTGGATGCCAGATACTGACGGTATTACTTTATTAAAAGAGTGGTCAAAGACTGGGCAGCTAACCATGCCAGTAGTCATGATGTCTGGTCATGCCACAATAGATACGGCAGTTGAAGCCACACGCATTGGCGCACTGAATTTTTTAGAAAAGCCAATTGCTTTACAAAAACTTCTGAAGACCGTCAGCAAAGCCCTAGAGAATTCACCAAAATATATAGAGCCAGCAGAAGAGAGAGTAGTTCAGTCCAGCCTATCTGCAGGCGCTTCCCCAAAGTCGCTTGCTACTGAGCCTGCTCCAGCGCCTGCCGAAGGCGAGTTCATCAGTGGAATCGCCAAAACGTATTTTGATCTACCCCTACGAGAAGCCAGAGATCTTTTTGAAAAGGCCTATTTTGAGCATCAAATGCAAATTATGGGTGGCAGCATGACAAAGATCTCTGAATACACTGGACTAGAGAGAACGCACTTATATCGTAAGCTCAAAGCTTTAGGAATTGATACATCACGCAATAAGGGCGAGCAATAG
- the pal gene encoding peptidoglycan-associated lipoprotein Pal, with protein sequence MFKFIKILPLALLVLFVSACSSVKLDDANSVATINAGGSMSYDPISDSKSSVYGKRSIYFEFDSYTLDPKYASTISAHASYLKAFQRQKASVIIQGNTDDRGTAEYNLALGQKRSEAVKKALVSQGVSESQLEAVSFGKEKPADPAQTEAAFKENRRADFVYR encoded by the coding sequence ATGTTTAAGTTTATAAAAATATTGCCATTGGCATTATTGGTTTTATTTGTTTCCGCCTGTAGTAGCGTTAAGTTAGATGATGCTAATAGTGTTGCTACTATCAACGCTGGCGGCTCAATGTCGTATGATCCAATCAGCGATTCTAAGTCTAGCGTTTATGGCAAGCGTTCTATCTATTTTGAGTTTGATAGCTATACATTAGATCCAAAATATGCCTCTACTATCTCTGCCCATGCTTCGTACTTGAAAGCATTTCAAAGGCAAAAGGCATCCGTCATTATTCAAGGTAATACCGATGATCGTGGAACCGCTGAGTACAACTTAGCCTTGGGCCAAAAGCGATCCGAAGCTGTTAAGAAAGCGCTTGTTTCTCAAGGTGTTAGTGAGTCTCAACTAGAGGCAGTGAGCTTTGGCAAAGAAAAGCCAGCTGACCCAGCGCAAACTGAAGCGGCATTTAAAGAAAACCGCCGCGCTGATTTTGTGTATCGCTAA
- a CDS encoding BrnA antitoxin family protein translates to MRKEYDFSKARKNPYASMLKKPITIRLDEDSVSYFKSVSEEVGIPYQSLINLYLRDCAASHKKLNLSWK, encoded by the coding sequence ATGCGTAAAGAATATGATTTCTCAAAAGCTCGTAAAAATCCATATGCTTCTATGCTCAAGAAGCCCATTACGATTAGATTGGATGAGGATTCAGTGAGTTACTTCAAATCTGTATCAGAAGAAGTTGGAATTCCTTATCAAAGCCTCATTAATCTCTATTTGAGAGATTGTGCCGCTTCGCATAAGAAATTGAACCTTAGCTGGAAGTAG